A genomic window from Plasmodium coatneyi strain Hackeri chromosome 13, complete sequence includes:
- a CDS encoding DNAJ, with protein MEEIIIHMIIIAPLTKWLIGPNRSWNKGKREYGVYIALLLLFCVGIYELRKTNQNLYEVLQLNAYASKTDIQQSFRKLSRVYHPDKNKEADSFERFNKIREAYEILSNEKKKYIYDRFGDFAGSEITNFFYVEIIIIAIFQFAISFIFGFLYTYGKDNEKYRILICLYIALNFCIELVFRFSPESTHFLSFLPIFCHYTPFERIHSLRVLVPLVMNAILLVDVYFIDEDTDLYVSTFCEYVFENSQKTIKNMDDALIFCARLVDGKVNKANNYSWREKDPYSDIANIEELEDDETYDKKCDRSDLFYKLLYNVVETSKEDVELKIPKKSLCRRFDWSRLYTESVMEKNTEEKDFEQSNASKGILFSSLLYFAGLISHLVSSK; from the exons atggaggagatAATCATCCACATGATCATCATCGCGCCACTGACCAAGTGGTTAATAGGACCGAATAGGTCATGGAACAAAGGCAAGCGGGAGTACGGAGTGTACATAGCGCTACTGCTCCTCTTCTGTGTGGGCATATACGAACTGAGAAAAACGAACCAAAATTTGTACGAAGTTCTACAGTTAAACGCTTACGCATCGAAGACAGACATTCAACAGTCATTCAGAAAGTTATCCCGAGTGTACCATCCAGACAAGAACAAAGAAGCAGATTCATTCGAGCggtttaataaaataagagAAGCATACGAAATTCTatcaaatgaaaagaaaaaatacatatatgacaGATTTGGAGATTTTGCTGGAAGCGAAATTACaaactttttttacgtaGAAATAATCATCATAGCGATATTTCAATTTGCCATTTCATTTATCTTTGGCTTTTTGTATACCTATGGAAAAGACAATGAAAAGTATCgaattttaatttgtttgtATATTGCTCTGAACTTTTGCATAGAGTTGGTGTTCAGATTTAGTCCCGAGAGTACACACTTCCTTTcgtttcttcccattttttgtcaCTACACTCCTTTCGAGAGGATCCATTCTCTGAGGGTGTTAGTCCCCCTTGTGATGAATGCTATTCTACTGGTCGATGTTTACTTTATCGATGAAGACACGGATCTGTACGTATCTACCTTTTGCGAATATGTCTTTGAGAACAGCCAGAAAACTATAAAGAACATGGACGACGCGCTCATCTTTTGTGCGCGTTTGGTGGATG GCAAAGTGAACAAGGCGAACAACTACTCCTGGAGGGAAAAGGACCCCTACAGCGACATTGCCAACATTGAAGAACTGGAGGATGACGAAACGTATGACAAGAAGTGTGACAGAAGTGATCTGTTTTACAAGCTCCTATATAACGTGGTCGAAACGAGCAAAGAGGACGTGGAGCTGAAAATTCCCAAAAAGTCTCTCTGCCGTCGTTTCGATTGGTCCAGGTTGTACACGGAAAGCGTTATGGAGAAAAACACCGAGGAG AAAGACTTCGAACAGAGCAACGCGTCCAagggaattttattttcatctcTGTTGTACTTTGCTGGTTTGATATCTCATTTGGTATCATCCAAGTGA